The Stenotrophomonas sp. ASS1 genome segment TCGGCATTGACCCGTGCAAGATCATCGCGGGCCAGCGCCGTGCTGCGCGCATAGTGCGCGGTCAGCGCGGCGAAGGCCTGGAAACCGCCATACAGCAACACCACCAGCAGCGGCTGGCTGAAGCCGCTGTGGCGCAGCACGGCATACACCGCCAGGTTGGCCAGCAGCGCAACGCCCAGCACGAAGCGCGGCGGCCAGTGTTCGGCCAGCTGTGCAACCAGCACCACCAGCAGCACCGGGGCGGTACCGGTACGCGGCTGCAGCGCAACCAGCACAACCGCCAGCAGCGCCTGCAACACCGCAGCGGCGGCGCGCACGCGGGATAGCATCGACGCCCAGCCGTGCACCACGAACAGCAGCAGGAACACAGCAAGCAACAGCAGGCTGAGCCCGGCGCCACTGCGCTGCACTCCGAACGACAGGCCGACCACCAGCACGGTGATCAGGCCGGCAAGGCTGAGCGGACGCAACAGATGGCGGAACAGGCTGGGCATGGCCAGATGCTGACGGCCGCGCACGCCGGCGGCAATGGGTCCGGCGCAGAAAGTGACTTCTGGCACGTCGAATCGATGACCACTGGCCCTGAACCCGGTGCAGCGCCCCACGCAGACTGGCTCCACACCGCCACACACACCTCCGGAGCCACTGCCATGATCCGCACCGCCCTGCTCAGCACCGCACTGACTGCCCTGGCCTTGGCCGGCAGTGCCCACGCCGCCGACCTGGCCGTGACCGTGCACGACGTCCGCGCGCAGACCGGCACCCTGCGCGTTGCGTTGGTCGGCAACGCCGCCGCCTGGGACGGCAAGGCCAAGCCCGTGCAGGCCCAGCAGGCGGCGCCCAGCGGCGACAGCGCCCACTTCACGTTCAAGGGCGTGCCGGCCGGCAGCTATGCCGTGCTGCTCACCCACGACGAGAACGACAACGGCAAGCTCGACACCAACCTGGTCGGGATGCCGGTGGAAGGCTACGGCTTCAGCAACAACCCGCAGGTGATGCG includes the following:
- a CDS encoding DUF2141 domain-containing protein → MIRTALLSTALTALALAGSAHAADLAVTVHDVRAQTGTLRVALVGNAAAWDGKAKPVQAQQAAPSGDSAHFTFKGVPAGSYAVLLTHDENDNGKLDTNLVGMPVEGYGFSNNPQVMRKPTFDEARVEVPAAGTAIDITLR